A genomic stretch from Cloacibacterium caeni includes:
- the nifJ gene encoding pyruvate:ferredoxin (flavodoxin) oxidoreductase: protein MKNQNKIIATIDGNEAAAYIAYRVNEVCAIYPITPSSTMAELADEWASKGIKNIWGNVPEIIEMQSEGGAAGTVHGSLQAGALTTTFTASQGLMLMLPNMYKIAGELTSAVFHVAARSLAAQALSIFGDHQDVMAARTTGFAMLSSTSVQEAHDMALIAQATTLRARIPFIHFFDGFRTSHEVNKINLLNDDQIRAMIDDELVIAHRNRSLNPDKPFVRGTAQNPDVYFQGRETSNPYYAKIPTILKEEMKKFSEISGRNYAPVTYFGHPEAENVIVIMGSGVETVIPTSEFLNKNGEKTGVLKISLFRPFPNEDFISVLPKSVKKIAVLDRTKEPGSNGEPMYQDVLVCLTEALTNGTLEKMPKIIGGRYGLSSKEFTPAMVKAVYDNLKTENSKNHFTVGITDDVSFTSINVDYNFKLDDSGWNQALFFGLGADGTVGANKNSIKIIGENTELSAQGYFVYDSKKSGAKTVSHLRFGHEPIEAPYLISKADFIACHFFKFLENEDMLSFAKNGAKFLLNSPYSKDEVWDKLPYQVQQQLIEKNIKFFVIDANEVAEKTGMRGRINTIMQTCFFKLSGVLPEEEAIKQIKKAIEKTYIKKGQAVVDKNFLAVDQTLANLFEVKIPNAVTAEKGEEQTVDENAPDFVKNITYKMMIGKGDDLPVSAIPADGTYPNGTTKWEKRNISEKVAHWNADICIQCGNCSFVCPHSVIRSKFYHKDLLTEVPEGFQSAPINARGFPETKFTLQVYEEDCTGCKLCYEACPVIDQENEELRAINILPKNPDLKKHRKVISYFEKLPIHDKNMVNYSTVHGVQFLEPMFEFSGACAGCGETPYIKVLTQLFGDRLMVANATGCSSIFGGNLPTTPWSSNSKGKGPAWSNSLFEDNAEFGLGMRLSADKQLQMAHYYAEKLKPELGEDFINEIIHAPQKLESQIIKQRERVEILKNRLQFSENPDAKHLYSLADHLVHRAVWLIGGDGWAYDIGSGGLDHALSTGRNINVLVLDTEVYSNTGGQSSKATPTAASAKFATAGKRVGKKDLAMQAISYGNVYVATVAMGANPQQTLLAMREAEAYDGPSLILAYSHCIAHGIDMEKGLNQQKMAVASGYWPLIRFNPVLRKNNKNPFILDSIRPTIPFEEYAYNELRYRVLKQTQPQDAEHLMQLAQEIVDLRWKTYEDMASLGAENFQPTF, encoded by the coding sequence ATGAAAAATCAAAATAAAATAATAGCAACCATCGACGGCAACGAAGCTGCAGCTTACATCGCGTACAGAGTAAACGAAGTTTGTGCCATTTATCCTATTACGCCATCTTCTACTATGGCAGAATTGGCAGACGAATGGGCGTCTAAAGGAATTAAAAATATCTGGGGAAACGTTCCCGAAATTATAGAAATGCAAAGTGAAGGTGGAGCTGCTGGTACAGTTCACGGTTCACTTCAAGCTGGTGCTTTAACAACAACATTTACAGCGTCTCAAGGATTAATGCTGATGCTTCCGAATATGTACAAAATTGCGGGAGAACTTACCAGTGCAGTTTTTCATGTGGCTGCGCGTTCTTTGGCAGCACAAGCTTTGTCGATTTTTGGTGATCATCAAGATGTAATGGCAGCCAGAACTACTGGTTTTGCGATGCTTTCTTCTACAAGTGTTCAAGAAGCACACGATATGGCGCTCATTGCACAAGCTACTACTTTGAGAGCGAGAATTCCTTTTATTCATTTCTTTGACGGTTTCAGAACTTCTCACGAAGTGAATAAAATTAATTTGTTGAATGACGACCAAATTCGTGCAATGATAGATGATGAATTGGTGATTGCACATAGAAATAGAAGCCTAAATCCGGATAAACCTTTTGTGAGAGGAACTGCTCAGAATCCAGATGTTTATTTCCAAGGAAGAGAAACTTCTAATCCTTATTATGCTAAAATTCCTACCATTTTAAAGGAAGAAATGAAGAAATTCTCTGAAATTTCAGGTAGAAATTATGCTCCTGTAACGTATTTCGGGCATCCAGAAGCTGAAAATGTTATCGTAATTATGGGTTCTGGAGTAGAAACCGTGATTCCAACTTCAGAATTTCTCAATAAAAATGGAGAAAAAACAGGTGTTCTTAAAATTTCTTTATTCAGACCATTTCCAAATGAAGATTTTATTTCGGTTTTACCAAAATCAGTGAAAAAAATCGCCGTTTTAGATAGAACTAAAGAGCCTGGAAGTAATGGCGAACCGATGTATCAAGATGTTTTGGTTTGTCTTACAGAAGCGCTTACCAATGGAACTTTAGAAAAAATGCCGAAAATTATTGGTGGTAGATACGGACTTTCGTCTAAAGAATTTACCCCAGCAATGGTAAAAGCGGTTTATGATAATTTAAAAACCGAAAATTCTAAAAACCATTTTACAGTCGGGATTACAGATGATGTAAGTTTTACCAGTATCAATGTAGATTATAACTTCAAACTAGATGATTCTGGATGGAATCAAGCATTATTTTTCGGTTTGGGAGCTGATGGAACTGTAGGTGCGAATAAAAATTCTATCAAAATTATTGGTGAAAACACAGAACTTTCAGCGCAAGGTTATTTCGTTTATGACTCTAAAAAATCTGGAGCGAAAACCGTTTCTCACCTTCGTTTTGGTCACGAACCGATTGAAGCGCCTTATTTGATTTCAAAAGCAGATTTTATCGCTTGTCATTTCTTTAAATTTTTAGAAAATGAAGATATGCTCAGTTTTGCTAAAAATGGAGCTAAATTTTTATTGAATTCGCCTTATTCTAAAGACGAAGTTTGGGATAAATTGCCTTACCAAGTTCAGCAACAATTGATTGAAAAAAACATTAAATTTTTCGTTATAGATGCCAATGAAGTTGCCGAAAAAACAGGAATGCGAGGCAGAATTAATACCATTATGCAAACTTGTTTCTTTAAGCTTTCAGGAGTTTTACCAGAGGAAGAAGCCATCAAACAAATTAAAAAAGCAATTGAAAAAACGTACATCAAAAAAGGACAAGCTGTTGTAGATAAAAATTTCTTAGCAGTAGATCAAACGTTAGCCAATTTGTTTGAAGTTAAAATTCCAAACGCAGTAACTGCCGAAAAAGGAGAGGAGCAAACTGTTGACGAAAATGCACCAGATTTTGTGAAAAATATCACTTATAAAATGATGATTGGCAAAGGTGATGATTTGCCTGTAAGTGCTATTCCTGCTGATGGAACTTATCCTAATGGAACGACTAAATGGGAAAAACGTAACATCTCTGAGAAAGTAGCGCATTGGAATGCAGATATTTGTATTCAATGTGGTAATTGTAGCTTTGTGTGTCCTCATTCTGTGATTCGTTCTAAATTTTATCACAAAGATTTATTAACGGAAGTTCCAGAAGGTTTCCAATCTGCACCTATTAATGCAAGAGGTTTCCCAGAAACGAAATTTACACTTCAGGTTTATGAAGAAGATTGTACTGGTTGTAAATTGTGTTACGAAGCTTGCCCTGTAATTGATCAGGAAAACGAAGAATTGCGTGCGATTAATATTTTACCAAAAAATCCAGACCTTAAAAAACATAGAAAAGTGATTTCTTATTTCGAGAAATTGCCAATTCACGATAAAAATATGGTGAATTATTCCACAGTTCACGGCGTACAATTTTTAGAACCAATGTTCGAGTTTTCTGGAGCTTGTGCAGGTTGTGGAGAAACACCTTACATTAAAGTTCTCACTCAACTTTTCGGTGATAGATTAATGGTAGCCAATGCAACGGGTTGTTCCTCAATTTTTGGAGGAAATTTACCAACTACACCTTGGAGTTCTAATTCTAAAGGAAAAGGGCCAGCTTGGAGCAATTCTCTCTTCGAAGATAATGCCGAATTTGGTCTGGGAATGAGACTTTCTGCGGATAAGCAGTTACAAATGGCTCATTATTATGCCGAAAAATTAAAACCAGAGTTGGGCGAAGATTTCATCAATGAAATTATCCATGCACCTCAAAAATTAGAAAGTCAAATCATCAAACAAAGAGAAAGAGTAGAAATTCTAAAAAATAGATTGCAATTTTCTGAAAATCCAGATGCGAAACATCTTTATTCTCTTGCAGATCATTTGGTTCACCGTGCTGTTTGGCTCATTGGTGGTGATGGTTGGGCTTATGATATCGGAAGTGGAGGTTTAGACCACGCACTTTCTACAGGTAGAAATATCAATGTTTTGGTTTTGGATACCGAAGTTTACAGTAATACAGGTGGACAAAGTTCTAAAGCTACGCCAACTGCTGCTTCTGCGAAATTTGCAACTGCAGGAAAACGTGTTGGCAAAAAAGATTTGGCGATGCAAGCCATTTCTTATGGAAATGTTTACGTAGCAACCGTTGCAATGGGAGCAAATCCTCAACAAACATTATTGGCAATGCGTGAAGCAGAAGCTTATGACGGACCTTCATTAATTCTAGCATACAGTCATTGTATTGCACACGGAATTGATATGGAAAAAGGCTTAAATCAACAAAAAATGGCAGTAGCAAGTGGTTATTGGCCATTGATTAGATTCAATCCTGTGTTGAGAAAAAACAATAAAAATCCGTTTATCTTAGATTCTATTCGTCCTACAATTCCGTTTGAAGAATATGCATACAACGAATTGCGTTACCGAGTTCTAAAACAAACGCAACCGCAAGATGCAGAACATTTAATGCAATTGGCACAAGAAATTGTAGACCTAAGATGGAAAACGTATGAAGATATGGCTTCACTTGGAGCAGAAAACTTCCAACCGACTTTTTAA
- a CDS encoding TusE/DsrC/DsvC family sulfur relay protein — protein MEKTYAGFTINVNDEGYLTDMNQWNHEVAKEMAKEDGLELGNRHFDVLEYLRDQQKKDVALTIRGVGKSGVVDIKEFYELFPKGPLKISSRLAGISKPKSCI, from the coding sequence ATGGAAAAAACTTATGCAGGTTTTACAATCAATGTAAACGACGAGGGATACCTTACAGACATGAACCAATGGAATCACGAAGTAGCTAAAGAAATGGCTAAAGAAGACGGTTTAGAACTAGGAAACAGACATTTCGACGTGTTAGAATATTTAAGAGACCAACAGAAAAAAGATGTAGCATTAACCATAAGAGGCGTAGGAAAATCTGGCGTAGTAGATATTAAAGAATTCTATGAATTGTTCCCAAAAGGACCACTTAAAATCTCTAGTAGATTAGCAGGAATTTCTAAACCAAAATCTTGTATTTAA
- a CDS encoding isopenicillin N synthase family dioxygenase — protein MNKIPSVDLRDFLSGDETRKQKFVNEIGKAYEEIGFVALKGHFLDQNFLDQLYAEIKNFFSLPVEVKSKYEIPGIGGQRGYVGFGKETAKGFKAADLKEFWHFGQYLPEGSKYLAEYPENVEVAEAPEFNKVGKEAYKMLEKTGIYVLRALALYVGLDEFYFDKFVAEGNSILRPIHYPPITEEPKDAVRAAAHGDINLITLLMGAHGKGLQVRDHEGNWVDAIAQPDELMINVGDMLSRHTNNKLKSTIHQVVNPERELWGTSRYSIPFFMHPVSEMPLNCLENCIDEDHPKLYEDTTAGEFLHERLVELGLIK, from the coding sequence ATGAATAAAATTCCTAGCGTAGATTTACGCGATTTTCTTTCGGGTGACGAAACAAGAAAACAAAAATTTGTAAATGAAATTGGTAAAGCATACGAAGAAATAGGCTTCGTAGCGCTTAAAGGTCATTTCTTAGACCAAAATTTCTTAGACCAATTGTACGCCGAAATAAAAAACTTCTTTAGCCTTCCTGTAGAAGTAAAATCAAAATACGAAATTCCTGGAATTGGCGGTCAAAGAGGTTATGTAGGTTTCGGAAAAGAAACTGCAAAAGGCTTCAAAGCAGCAGATTTAAAAGAGTTTTGGCATTTCGGTCAGTATTTGCCAGAAGGTTCTAAATATTTAGCAGAGTATCCAGAAAATGTAGAAGTTGCAGAAGCGCCAGAATTTAACAAAGTAGGAAAAGAAGCCTATAAAATGTTAGAAAAAACTGGAATTTATGTATTGAGAGCTTTAGCATTATATGTAGGTTTAGATGAATTTTATTTTGATAAATTCGTAGCAGAAGGAAACAGTATTCTTAGACCAATTCACTATCCACCAATTACGGAAGAGCCAAAAGATGCAGTAAGAGCAGCAGCTCATGGTGATATTAATTTAATTACCCTTTTAATGGGAGCTCACGGAAAAGGATTGCAAGTAAGAGACCATGAAGGAAATTGGGTAGATGCGATTGCTCAACCAGACGAATTGATGATTAATGTGGGTGATATGCTTTCTAGACACACCAATAATAAACTGAAATCTACGATTCACCAAGTGGTAAATCCAGAGAGAGAATTATGGGGAACTTCTAGATATTCTATTCCGTTTTTCATGCATCCAGTAAGCGAAATGCCGCTAAACTGTTTAGAAAATTGTATTGACGAAGACCATCCTAAATTATACGAAGACACGACTGCTGGAGAATTCTTGCACGAAAGATTAGTAGAATTAGGATTGATTAAATAA
- a CDS encoding HD domain-containing protein yields MYLEKEIEFILTLDQLKNVIRRNFNHDNSRRENTAEHSWQVIVFAQILFPYARNKEKIDLGRVIKMLSIHDVVEIDAGDTFFYDEKANEGKFERELASAERIFGILAEPMKSEFMNLWYEFEAGETETAIFASAVDRMIPFVMNCFNNGLSWIEAGVEFEKVQKMLRPRIELASEDMLDTFDVLIRKAFDEGKLL; encoded by the coding sequence ATGTACTTAGAAAAAGAGATAGAGTTCATCCTTACTTTAGACCAACTCAAAAACGTAATCCGTAGAAATTTTAATCATGACAATTCCAGAAGAGAAAATACAGCAGAACATTCTTGGCAAGTCATTGTTTTTGCACAGATACTTTTTCCCTATGCTCGAAACAAAGAAAAAATAGATTTAGGAAGAGTGATTAAGATGCTTTCTATCCATGATGTGGTAGAAATAGATGCGGGAGATACTTTTTTCTATGATGAAAAAGCAAATGAAGGAAAATTTGAGCGTGAATTGGCTTCTGCTGAAAGAATTTTTGGAATTTTGGCAGAACCTATGAAATCAGAATTTATGAATCTTTGGTATGAATTCGAAGCTGGAGAAACAGAAACCGCCATTTTTGCAAGTGCTGTAGATAGAATGATTCCTTTTGTGATGAATTGTTTTAACAATGGTTTGAGTTGGATAGAAGCAGGAGTAGAGTTCGAGAAGGTGCAAAAAATGCTTCGTCCGAGAATAGAATTGGCTTCAGAAGATATGCTTGACACCTTTGATGTGTTGATTAGAAAGGCTTTTGACGAAGGAAAACTTTTATAG
- a CDS encoding DsrE/DsrF/DrsH-like family protein, producing METTLLKNPLADLDKSLKPIEKVMVIISKGTLESVYAGFILANGARMEGMEAEIFFTFFGLDAVIKDRLKDIHVATVGNPAMHMPTMLGGLPGMEALATKMMKSKMEKLDIPPIDEFIEILSASGCRLWVCKLAFEMFDLKEEDLTPEVEGILTVGDFYARAAGEGTQIIFI from the coding sequence ATGGAAACTACATTATTAAAAAATCCATTAGCAGATTTAGATAAATCTCTAAAACCTATAGAAAAAGTAATGGTAATCATATCTAAAGGAACTTTAGAAAGTGTTTACGCAGGTTTTATTTTGGCAAACGGTGCGAGAATGGAAGGTATGGAAGCAGAAATTTTCTTTACTTTCTTCGGACTAGATGCTGTAATTAAAGACAGACTAAAAGACATTCACGTGGCTACTGTAGGAAATCCTGCAATGCACATGCCTACCATGTTGGGAGGTTTACCAGGAATGGAAGCTCTTGCTACCAAAATGATGAAATCTAAAATGGAAAAATTAGACATTCCGCCAATTGATGAATTTATAGAAATTTTATCTGCTTCTGGTTGCAGACTTTGGGTTTGTAAACTGGCTTTTGAAATGTTTGATTTAAAAGAAGAAGACTTAACTCCAGAAGTAGAAGGCATCTTAACCGTAGGAGATTTCTACGCTAGAGCAGCTGGAGAAGGCACTCAAATTATTTTTATCTAA
- the sqr gene encoding type III sulfide quinone reductase, selenoprotein subtype encodes MKNLVILGAGTAGTMMANHLVKKLNKKDWQITLVDQFKSHYYQPGFLFIPFGTYQPEDVKRKIDEFLPKGIQLIREKIDRIDKDTDTVILENGRNVKYDILIIATGCKIAPEEVPGMKGDTWQKNIFDFYTFEGSCALAKKLETWPGGKLVVHITEMPIKCPVAPLEFAFLADDYFTKKGMRDKVEISYVTPLSGAFTKPKTTETLNYLLEEKNIKIVPDFAVEHIEGENGKMFDYGGEVVDFDLLVTIPTNMGDECILRSGFGDDLNYVPTDKNTLQSKVKENIFVIGDATNVPASKAGSVAHFEAEILTENILKYIEGKPLNPEFDGHANCFIETGKGKALLIDFNYDVEPLKGKFPFAGIGPLNLLEESAFNHFGKMAFKWVYWNMLLPARKIPFVTPTMSRAGKKFDKETV; translated from the coding sequence ATGAAAAATTTAGTAATCTTAGGAGCAGGAACCGCCGGAACAATGATGGCGAATCACCTAGTAAAAAAACTGAATAAAAAAGATTGGCAAATTACTTTGGTAGACCAATTTAAGTCTCACTACTACCAGCCAGGATTTTTATTTATTCCTTTTGGAACCTATCAACCAGAAGATGTAAAAAGAAAAATTGATGAGTTTTTACCAAAAGGAATTCAACTTATTCGTGAAAAAATCGACAGAATAGATAAAGATACAGATACCGTTATTTTAGAAAACGGAAGAAATGTAAAATATGACATTCTCATCATTGCTACAGGTTGTAAAATCGCTCCAGAAGAAGTTCCTGGAATGAAAGGTGACACTTGGCAAAAAAATATTTTCGATTTCTATACTTTCGAGGGAAGTTGTGCTTTGGCGAAAAAATTAGAAACTTGGCCAGGAGGAAAATTAGTAGTTCACATCACCGAAATGCCAATAAAATGTCCTGTTGCTCCGCTAGAATTCGCTTTTTTAGCAGATGATTACTTCACCAAAAAAGGAATGAGAGACAAAGTAGAAATTTCTTACGTTACTCCACTTTCTGGTGCATTTACAAAGCCAAAAACTACTGAAACGCTCAATTATTTATTAGAGGAAAAAAATATAAAAATTGTTCCAGATTTCGCAGTAGAACATATAGAAGGAGAAAACGGAAAAATGTTCGATTACGGTGGCGAAGTGGTAGATTTTGACTTATTAGTAACCATTCCTACCAATATGGGAGATGAATGTATTCTTCGTTCAGGTTTTGGAGATGATCTAAACTACGTTCCTACTGATAAAAATACATTACAAAGTAAAGTAAAAGAAAACATTTTCGTAATCGGTGATGCTACGAATGTTCCTGCTTCTAAAGCTGGTTCTGTAGCGCATTTCGAAGCTGAAATTCTTACTGAAAATATTCTAAAATATATAGAAGGAAAACCACTTAATCCAGAATTTGACGGTCACGCCAATTGTTTCATAGAAACAGGAAAAGGAAAAGCATTATTGATTGACTTCAATTATGATGTAGAACCATTAAAAGGAAAATTCCCATTCGCTGGAATCGGTCCGCTAAATTTATTAGAAGAAAGTGCTTTTAACCACTTCGGAAAAATGGCTTTCAAATGGGTGTATTGGAATATGCTTCTTCCTGCTAGAAAAATACCTTTCGTAACGCCTACTATGAGCAGAGCAGGAAAGAAATTTGACAAAGAAACAGTATAA